From the Methanomassiliicoccales archaeon genome, one window contains:
- a CDS encoding methylamine methyltransferase corrinoid protein reductive activase — MAYGIALDLGTSGYRTHLVDLSNRGKIISTAITMRHPLPGANIMDHLHFWIENGSEVGHRIILETVDKLIALHGVNCKEIKRIAVCGNPAQLSMFEGIEVRDLAYAGESILKRLNVTRPSRRGHVTTAGTIGLSSVDPETEVAIPPAIRHEVGADALAMIIKSQMLEKKETCMVTDYGTNAEMGLYHDGELFSGSAAAGPAMEGQHISHGMLAAPYAISDLNIENDGYWSNFVLDDRLGPRKASLIDPRTGETKKLDDIEARGITGTGVVAAVALGLETGLIKLPGIATEDKTLHFQDDITFNEKDLREAGKAMGAIRAGHKTLIEEVGIRDEDIETMYLAGASGTYVDPIKAQTCGLVPRIVKKTVQVGNTSLMMAYDLLVDPSVLDMMQSVADSIASKHIMFATSKIFEDIYINEVAYWLEGMPMDYYNKMLKLAGLSPLPNIVRPEKTLRIVDRDIPNVGSRGLKTLDHVGVYLLGSFPGCKGCKRCEMECPERALTVEKIGRKEFRIRIATEYCLGTACKNCEQVCPDNILRFNELKIVKREELDGKCG, encoded by the coding sequence ATGGCATACGGCATAGCACTTGATTTAGGAACGAGCGGCTATAGAACTCACCTGGTCGATCTTTCAAATAGGGGCAAGATAATCTCAACAGCAATCACTATGAGGCATCCGCTTCCGGGCGCAAATATCATGGATCATTTGCATTTCTGGATTGAAAATGGTTCAGAGGTTGGTCATAGAATCATTCTTGAAACCGTTGATAAGCTTATTGCGCTTCATGGTGTTAATTGTAAAGAGATAAAGAGAATTGCAGTTTGTGGAAACCCCGCTCAACTATCTATGTTTGAAGGCATTGAAGTGCGGGATCTCGCCTATGCTGGCGAATCGATCTTGAAGCGTTTAAATGTAACGAGACCCAGCCGAAGAGGGCACGTGACAACAGCTGGGACAATAGGATTGAGCTCAGTCGATCCTGAAACGGAAGTTGCAATACCGCCTGCCATTAGGCATGAAGTTGGTGCGGATGCACTTGCCATGATCATCAAGTCTCAAATGCTTGAGAAAAAGGAAACATGCATGGTTACTGATTATGGAACAAATGCTGAGATGGGACTCTATCACGATGGGGAATTGTTCAGTGGCAGTGCCGCTGCTGGACCAGCAATGGAAGGTCAACATATTTCTCATGGGATGCTTGCTGCCCCCTATGCAATTTCGGATCTCAACATTGAAAACGACGGCTACTGGTCGAATTTTGTTCTTGACGATCGCCTCGGTCCCAGAAAGGCCTCTTTGATCGATCCTAGAACTGGTGAGACTAAGAAGCTAGACGATATTGAGGCAAGAGGAATCACAGGAACTGGTGTTGTGGCAGCAGTCGCGCTCGGTCTTGAAACAGGCCTAATCAAGCTTCCAGGCATCGCAACCGAGGATAAGACACTTCATTTTCAGGACGATATTACGTTTAATGAGAAAGACTTGCGGGAAGCTGGCAAAGCTATGGGAGCTATCCGCGCTGGCCACAAGACTCTGATCGAAGAAGTTGGGATAAGGGATGAAGATATAGAAACGATGTATCTTGCCGGTGCATCGGGTACGTATGTTGATCCGATTAAGGCGCAAACATGTGGTCTAGTCCCTCGAATTGTTAAGAAGACTGTCCAAGTCGGCAATACATCCTTGATGATGGCTTATGATTTGCTGGTTGACCCATCCGTCCTTGATATGATGCAGTCCGTTGCTGATTCGATAGCTTCAAAGCATATCATGTTTGCGACATCAAAGATATTCGAGGACATATACATCAATGAGGTTGCATATTGGCTAGAGGGAATGCCGATGGATTATTACAATAAGATGTTGAAGCTCGCAGGATTGTCACCTTTACCAAACATCGTGAGGCCGGAAAAAACGCTGAGAATTGTTGACAGGGACATACCAAATGTAGGATCGAGAGGTCTGAAGACTCTAGATCACGTAGGCGTGTACTTGCTAGGTTCCTTCCCAGGTTGCAAGGGTTGTAAGAGGTGCGAGATGGAATGTCCTGAGAGGGCTTTGACGGTTGAGAAGATCGGACGGAAGGAATTCAGGATTAGGATAGCTACAGAATATTGCCTGGGGACAGCTTGCAAGAACTGTGAGCAGGTATGCCCAGATAATATTCTCAGATTTAATGAGCTCAAAATTGTCAAAAGAGAGGAGTTGGACGGTAAGTGCGGCTGA
- a CDS encoding MtaA/CmuA family methyltransferase, whose translation MNDGMNPRDRVIAALNRKPLDRPPVVCFTQSATVDQMEAVGVYWPDAHTDPEKMATLAMAANKVFGLESARLPFCLTVEAEIMGATVDLGKIDRTPMVKKHPYEASSEVEIPKDFAGRGRAKIVVEATKILKKKVEGKLPVVVGTTGPFTIAGHLVGTENILLWIITDPDAVHKFLKIAAEIEHQYVKAIADAGADVIVMSDPSASTDMLSGEMFDEFAAPYIKQAFSNVDAKRVLHICGDTTILLEHMMATGVDGLSIEEKVVPEKAVEIVNNRVALIGNVGVVKPLLQGTPDDVMKDAKRVAKSGFHLVAPGCGLAARVPKENIQALVKAVKG comes from the coding sequence GTGAACGATGGAATGAATCCAAGGGATCGGGTAATAGCAGCTTTGAATCGCAAGCCACTAGACAGACCTCCTGTTGTCTGCTTCACACAGAGTGCGACTGTGGATCAAATGGAAGCTGTAGGTGTCTACTGGCCAGACGCGCATACAGATCCTGAGAAAATGGCAACACTGGCGATGGCGGCTAACAAGGTCTTTGGACTTGAATCAGCTCGATTGCCTTTTTGTCTCACGGTTGAAGCGGAGATCATGGGAGCAACTGTAGATCTTGGTAAAATAGACAGGACGCCAATGGTTAAGAAACACCCATACGAAGCCTCAAGCGAGGTTGAGATTCCAAAGGATTTCGCTGGCCGCGGCCGTGCGAAGATTGTTGTCGAGGCCACGAAGATTCTAAAGAAAAAGGTTGAAGGAAAATTGCCTGTGGTTGTTGGTACAACGGGCCCATTTACCATTGCCGGTCACCTCGTTGGAACGGAGAACATATTGCTCTGGATTATTACTGATCCTGATGCCGTGCACAAGTTTCTGAAGATTGCTGCCGAAATCGAGCACCAGTATGTGAAGGCGATTGCGGACGCTGGTGCGGATGTCATCGTGATGAGCGACCCATCTGCATCTACAGACATGCTTTCTGGTGAGATGTTCGATGAATTTGCAGCGCCGTACATAAAGCAAGCATTCTCAAATGTTGATGCAAAGAGGGTTCTGCATATCTGTGGAGATACAACGATATTACTCGAGCATATGATGGCCACAGGTGTGGATGGATTGAGCATTGAAGAAAAGGTAGTTCCTGAGAAGGCAGTCGAAATCGTTAACAATAGAGTGGCACTAATTGGAAATGTTGGTGTGGTAAAGCCGCTCTTGCAGGGTACGCCAGATGATGTCATGAAGGATGCAAAGAGAGTCGCAAAATCAGGTTTCCACTTGGTTGCGCCCGGCTGCGGTCTTGCTGCTAGAGTGCCGAAGGAAAATATACAGGCACTTGTCAAGGCGGTAAAAGGATAA
- a CDS encoding hydantoinase/oxoprolinase family protein: MASESVPATKKIGMGIDTGGTFTDCVIVDMNTREVLAKAKSPTTYEDLSIGIKNSVLMALNAFRMNPEDIRLVGISTTIATNSILQGRGGKVGLIGIGWKPSDDWNLGCDVYEFIRGGHDSLGNQNEPLDVVAVDKIAQDMAGQVDAIAIAGLFSVCNPSHEIRAKDIVRKWTDVPVVLSHVLTGDLGIYERAVTAVLNAKLIPVMHEFMASVEKSLHELGLKSRIMVFKGDGGLMSLEMAKERPIETILSGPAASLMGAKVLGKVDNCVVVDIGGTSTDIAFLEDGFPRLVSEGAVVGGWRTRVKAVDMWTCGLGGDSCIWIDDDGELQIGPERVVPLAVASASCTTFRERLRRYSDLNFYLASSHNTKGLREPESKILQFLIANGPSTLFEVMDGVTEVVLTREVLNSLKRRGRVLQTGLTPTDIMHVANLYMSGDIEASEFGVRYMAEKAGYSRDDFIEKVLLRMSTRVGEEIIRKIIYDETGISENSKILRRVLQASTGEKRFDSMNITTSFDRPIVAIGAPAEIFVAPLEKRMRTRVIIPDNYDVGNAIGAVCSQIMESITVRVYPKEAKFLVFAPGTTPIEYGHVEEAVASAKSYASRFVADRVSAAGIEGNVSIKIDIIERRFSDGYGKEMKFINWVDVRATAMGIPKV; encoded by the coding sequence ATGGCATCAGAATCAGTTCCAGCAACGAAAAAAATTGGAATGGGCATCGATACTGGGGGCACATTTACTGATTGCGTAATTGTCGATATGAATACCCGAGAAGTTCTCGCGAAAGCAAAATCTCCTACGACCTATGAAGACCTTTCAATTGGCATCAAAAACTCCGTATTAATGGCTCTTAATGCATTTCGTATGAACCCAGAGGATATACGATTAGTTGGCATATCTACAACCATTGCCACAAATTCTATCCTTCAAGGAAGGGGGGGAAAAGTTGGTCTCATAGGCATCGGTTGGAAGCCCAGTGATGATTGGAATCTTGGATGCGACGTGTATGAATTTATTAGGGGTGGCCACGATTCCCTTGGGAATCAAAATGAGCCACTTGATGTTGTAGCTGTTGATAAGATTGCCCAAGACATGGCTGGACAGGTGGATGCCATTGCAATTGCAGGTCTCTTTAGCGTGTGCAATCCCTCTCACGAAATTCGAGCGAAAGACATCGTCAGGAAATGGACAGATGTTCCTGTTGTTTTAAGTCACGTGCTGACTGGAGATCTTGGAATTTATGAAAGAGCTGTGACAGCTGTACTGAATGCGAAATTGATTCCAGTTATGCACGAATTCATGGCTTCGGTTGAGAAATCTCTTCATGAATTGGGTCTGAAGTCAAGGATCATGGTTTTCAAGGGTGATGGCGGTTTGATGTCGCTCGAAATGGCTAAGGAGCGACCTATAGAAACGATTCTATCCGGTCCAGCAGCAAGCCTGATGGGGGCAAAGGTTTTGGGTAAAGTTGACAACTGTGTTGTAGTTGATATCGGCGGGACGTCAACAGACATTGCATTTCTCGAAGACGGATTTCCGAGATTGGTCTCGGAAGGGGCAGTTGTCGGTGGATGGCGAACGAGGGTTAAGGCCGTGGATATGTGGACATGCGGCCTCGGTGGGGACTCTTGCATTTGGATCGATGATGACGGTGAATTGCAAATAGGACCTGAGCGAGTAGTACCACTGGCCGTAGCCTCTGCCTCATGCACTACTTTCAGGGAACGTCTGAGAAGATATTCTGATCTCAATTTTTATCTTGCGTCCTCTCACAATACTAAAGGTTTAAGAGAGCCAGAATCGAAGATTCTGCAATTCCTTATAGCTAATGGTCCTTCAACGCTGTTCGAGGTTATGGACGGAGTTACTGAGGTTGTATTGACAAGAGAAGTTCTCAATAGCTTGAAAAGGCGCGGTCGTGTGCTGCAGACGGGTTTGACGCCTACAGATATCATGCACGTAGCGAATCTCTACATGAGTGGGGACATCGAAGCCTCTGAATTCGGTGTTAGATATATGGCTGAAAAAGCTGGGTATTCGCGAGACGATTTTATCGAAAAAGTGCTTTTGCGAATGTCAACGCGGGTGGGGGAAGAGATCATCAGGAAAATCATTTACGACGAAACTGGCATCTCAGAAAATTCGAAAATATTGAGGAGGGTCTTACAAGCAAGTACTGGTGAAAAGCGCTTTGATTCCATGAACATCACGACGAGCTTCGACCGTCCTATAGTTGCAATAGGGGCGCCGGCCGAGATCTTCGTTGCGCCACTCGAAAAAAGAATGAGGACAAGGGTTATTATTCCGGATAATTACGATGTTGGAAATGCGATCGGTGCAGTATGCAGTCAGATTATGGAATCTATAACTGTCAGGGTCTATCCCAAGGAGGCGAAATTCCTGGTATTTGCACCAGGTACGACGCCAATTGAATATGGACACGTTGAAGAGGCTGTTGCTTCGGCGAAGTCCTACGCGAGCAGATTCGTTGCCGATAGAGTGTCAGCTGCTGGTATTGAAGGCAATGTAAGCATTAAGATTGACATTATTGAGCGCAGATTCTCAGATGGCTACGGTAAGGAAATGAAATTCATTAACTGGGTCGATGTAAGAGCAACAGCAATGGGCATACCGAAAGTATGA
- a CDS encoding corrinoid protein, with the protein MSNEILDKLAEVVVKGKIKEAKPLAEQALNAGILPQTIIFDGLSKGMAVVGEKYEKKEYFLPQVLLSAQAMYAALDVVLPKLKVEATGAAGKIVIGVVEGDVHDIGKNIVKAMLTGAGNTMFDMGRDVPLKKYIEKVQEVKADILATSTLMTPTLAGMRELERMLKEAGLKGPVKTMIGGGATSKEFAAQIGADAWGYDAVEAVKIAAELLKKK; encoded by the coding sequence ATGAGTAATGAGATTCTGGATAAGCTAGCCGAAGTCGTGGTGAAGGGAAAAATCAAAGAGGCCAAGCCGCTAGCAGAGCAGGCACTCAATGCTGGAATTCTACCACAAACGATTATCTTTGATGGTCTAAGCAAGGGAATGGCCGTTGTTGGTGAAAAATACGAAAAGAAAGAATACTTCCTGCCTCAAGTTCTTTTGTCTGCCCAGGCAATGTATGCGGCATTAGACGTTGTTTTGCCAAAGCTCAAAGTAGAAGCAACTGGTGCGGCTGGTAAGATCGTTATCGGCGTCGTCGAGGGAGATGTTCATGATATAGGAAAGAACATCGTGAAGGCCATGCTGACTGGAGCGGGAAACACGATGTTTGATATGGGAAGAGACGTTCCTTTGAAGAAGTACATTGAAAAAGTACAAGAGGTAAAGGCCGATATACTCGCAACATCGACCCTTATGACCCCGACGCTAGCGGGAATGAGAGAACTAGAAAGAATGCTGAAAGAGGCTGGTTTAAAGGGTCCTGTAAAAACAATGATAGGAGGGGGAGCTACTTCCAAGGAATTTGCAGCGCAAATCGGCGCTGATGCGTGGGGATACGACGCCGTTGAAGCTGTAAAGATAGCAGCTGAGCTTCTGAAAAAGAAGTAA
- the amrS gene encoding AmmeMemoRadiSam system radical SAM enzyme: MKMKLARYWVAVGEDEVRCLLCPHRCLIKQGQKGFCHARMNLGGSLYSLTYGNICVSNIDSIEKKPVYHYKPGSKLLSLGTFGCNMDCKNCQNYFLARSSGEDLEYRNSDPDDVVIEALEKDVDGIAWTFNEPIVWCEFLLDVALGARNAGLFSLINTNGFIDKEARADLFNLIDVANIDVKGFSEKFYREICNASLNDVLETCLAAKDSSVHLELTYLLIPGLNDSEEEIVEFSKWVFSNLGSTTPIHFFRFQPSYKLSHLPAQKFEKLLEACNIARECGIEYTYIGGAVGSKHQNTYCPVCGALLIRRESVNPSKVCVRNSEISRFCPDFAKIEMHLEDGCCPSCNHPIPIILI; this comes from the coding sequence ATGAAGATGAAATTGGCGAGATATTGGGTCGCCGTGGGCGAGGATGAAGTTAGATGTCTGCTTTGCCCTCATCGCTGTCTAATAAAGCAAGGACAAAAAGGATTTTGTCATGCTAGGATGAATCTAGGGGGATCGCTTTATTCGCTTACGTACGGTAACATCTGCGTAAGTAACATTGACTCTATTGAAAAGAAACCTGTTTATCATTATAAACCAGGTTCAAAACTCTTGTCCCTGGGTACTTTCGGATGCAATATGGACTGCAAGAATTGCCAGAATTACTTTTTAGCAAGATCCTCTGGTGAGGATCTTGAATATAGAAATTCAGATCCAGATGATGTTGTCATAGAGGCCCTGGAAAAGGATGTTGATGGGATTGCGTGGACATTTAATGAACCGATCGTCTGGTGCGAGTTCTTGCTCGATGTTGCTCTTGGAGCAAGAAATGCTGGTCTTTTTTCGCTCATCAACACGAATGGGTTTATCGATAAAGAGGCTAGAGCAGATTTATTCAATCTCATCGATGTAGCGAATATCGATGTCAAAGGATTTAGCGAGAAGTTTTACAGAGAAATATGCAATGCGAGTTTAAATGATGTCCTAGAAACATGTTTGGCCGCAAAAGATTCGAGCGTCCATTTGGAATTGACATACCTTTTGATACCAGGATTGAATGACAGTGAAGAGGAAATAGTGGAATTTTCAAAATGGGTCTTCAGCAATCTTGGCTCTACCACACCAATTCATTTTTTCAGATTTCAACCATCCTACAAGCTGTCGCATTTGCCCGCGCAGAAATTCGAAAAATTGTTGGAAGCATGCAACATCGCTAGGGAATGTGGAATTGAATACACTTATATTGGTGGAGCAGTTGGGAGTAAACACCAGAACACATACTGTCCGGTATGCGGTGCCTTGCTTATACGAAGAGAAAGTGTGAATCCATCAAAAGTTTGCGTTAGGAATTCTGAAATCAGTCGGTTTTGTCCTGATTTTGCGAAAATTGAGATGCACCTTGAAGATGGATGCTGTCCGTCTTGCAATCATCCAATTCCTATAATTTTGATTTAA
- a CDS encoding metallophosphoesterase, whose amino-acid sequence MEIFEVFPGIQITNDLCILVKSHMILALADLHIGIESAMEQNGFFVPRMQMKTMKNSLQRIIDKYSPEQIIVVGDLKHEFSRNLEQEWDEVRLVLSFLKDRSRVILIRGNHDNYLKTIASKLKIDMVNKLEIGGITFSHGHLYAEQRPLIIGHEHPSVKLLDRVGAAIKLPCFVHLKDERILVMPAFSPLATGVDIVRADPSECLSPILQKANLSSAEIYACSDVGLLKLGTVETIRSLTV is encoded by the coding sequence ATGGAAATTTTCGAAGTTTTTCCTGGAATCCAAATCACGAACGATCTTTGTATCCTCGTCAAATCTCATATGATTTTGGCGCTTGCCGATCTGCACATAGGAATTGAGTCTGCAATGGAACAGAATGGCTTTTTTGTACCGAGAATGCAAATGAAGACGATGAAAAATTCGCTTCAGAGGATTATTGATAAATACTCTCCTGAACAGATTATTGTAGTTGGCGATTTGAAACACGAATTCAGTCGTAATCTTGAGCAGGAATGGGACGAAGTTCGTCTTGTACTCTCATTCCTCAAAGACAGATCAAGAGTTATTCTCATTCGTGGAAATCATGATAATTATCTCAAAACGATCGCATCTAAATTGAAAATAGATATGGTAAATAAACTTGAGATAGGTGGTATTACTTTTTCCCATGGTCATCTATATGCTGAGCAAAGACCACTAATCATAGGTCACGAACATCCATCAGTAAAACTCCTTGACAGGGTGGGAGCAGCAATTAAGTTACCATGCTTTGTCCATCTAAAAGATGAAAGGATTTTAGTAATGCCAGCGTTTAGCCCGCTTGCTACTGGTGTTGATATAGTGAGAGCTGATCCGAGCGAGTGCCTCTCTCCCATTCTCCAAAAGGCAAATCTTTCGAGTGCAGAAATCTACGCATGTAGCGATGTCGGATTGCTGAAACTTGGGACTGTTGAAACGATACGATCTTTAACTGTTTGA